One window from the genome of Sphingomonas lacunae encodes:
- a CDS encoding c-type cytochrome has translation MRIQSLILSASLLGVAVVATGQTAPRAPASSAAAEIAQGRRLYIRCAACHAIAPTNQAKIGPHLQGIVGRRAASVAGFNYSSAMRNANIRWDEATLDRWLQRPQAVVPGTTMAFAGIANPADRRALIAYMRRPN, from the coding sequence ATGCGCATCCAGTCTTTGATTCTTTCGGCATCGCTGTTGGGGGTCGCGGTTGTTGCAACCGGCCAAACAGCTCCGCGTGCACCAGCAAGCAGTGCAGCGGCCGAGATCGCCCAAGGGCGACGCCTCTATATTCGCTGTGCCGCTTGTCATGCCATTGCGCCAACCAACCAAGCCAAGATTGGTCCGCACCTGCAAGGCATCGTCGGACGAAGGGCGGCGAGCGTTGCTGGATTCAATTATTCGTCAGCCATGCGCAATGCGAACATCCGCTGGGACGAGGCAACGCTGGATCGCTGGCTGCAGCGGCCGCAGGCGGTCGTGCCCGGAACCACCATGGCCTTTGCCGGCATTGCCAACCCTGCTGACCGGCGCGCACTTATCGCCTATATGCGCCGTCCCAACTGA
- a CDS encoding isochorismatase family protein: MSDDLAANYARAYGGKVGFGERPALILIDFCHGYFAEDCDLFAGVDAALASALRVREAAHGAGVPVILTNVVYHPGGVDGGRFYEKALPLRYFQRGNPMGAFAAGLEPRPEEIIVSKQYPSAFFGTSLASTLTAMGRDSVLLTGLTTSGCVRASCVDAMSHGFRTAVVADACGDRHPGPHEANLFDMNAKYADVISEAETIAYLASLPR; the protein is encoded by the coding sequence ATGAGCGACGACCTGGCGGCCAATTATGCCCGCGCCTATGGCGGCAAGGTGGGTTTTGGCGAGCGGCCGGCGCTGATCCTGATCGATTTCTGTCACGGATATTTTGCTGAGGACTGCGACCTGTTTGCCGGTGTTGATGCCGCTCTCGCCAGCGCGCTCAGGGTGCGGGAGGCTGCCCATGGCGCCGGTGTTCCGGTGATCCTGACCAATGTCGTCTATCATCCCGGCGGCGTTGATGGTGGACGATTTTATGAAAAGGCCCTGCCGCTGCGCTATTTCCAGCGGGGCAATCCGATGGGCGCCTTTGCCGCCGGACTCGAACCGCGCCCCGAAGAGATTATCGTTTCGAAACAATATCCCAGCGCCTTTTTCGGCACCTCGCTTGCTTCGACACTGACCGCGATGGGACGCGACAGTGTGTTGCTGACAGGGCTGACGACGAGCGGATGCGTTCGTGCCAGCTGTGTCGATGCCATGTCGCACGGCTTCAGAACGGCGGTTGTCGCCGATGCCTGTGGCGACCGCCACCCTGGTCCGCATGAGGCGAACCTGTTCGACATGAATGCCAAATATGCCGATGTCATCAGCGAAGCCGAGACCATCGCCTATCTCGCGAGCCTGCCCCGCTAA
- a CDS encoding zinc-binding dehydrogenase, giving the protein MEITAAVLRQSGDQPRPYADHQPLELATLTLDDPKPGELLVRIDAAGLCHSDLSVINGDRPRPMPMAIGHEAAATVLATGTADDPAFAPGDRVVLVFLPACGDCVECRSGRGYLCPVGAAANGAGQLMAGGSRLSCCGELVHHHLGVSAFATHAVVDRRSAVKIDSDIPSETAALFGCAVLTGVGAVMNTAAARPGESLLVYGLGGVGLASVLGAVAAGCVPVTAIDPFPEKRALALELGAARAVSPEEAASLDKADIVIETVGKAAVLAEAYGMAKRGGRVVTVGLPNPAEQLNIPALSLVADGKTLMGSYMGSSIPSRDIPRYLALWRAGRLPVERLMSSLGPMSEINALMDKLADGRAIRQIVVP; this is encoded by the coding sequence ATGGAAATTACCGCTGCCGTCCTGCGCCAGAGTGGCGATCAACCGCGCCCCTATGCCGATCATCAGCCGCTTGAACTGGCGACGCTGACGCTGGATGATCCGAAGCCGGGCGAGCTGCTGGTGCGCATTGATGCCGCCGGCCTGTGCCATTCCGACCTTTCGGTGATCAATGGTGACCGTCCGCGCCCGATGCCGATGGCGATCGGCCATGAAGCGGCAGCGACCGTGCTCGCCACCGGGACAGCTGATGATCCGGCCTTCGCGCCCGGTGACCGGGTGGTCCTCGTCTTTCTGCCCGCATGTGGCGATTGCGTCGAATGCCGTTCGGGGCGGGGCTATCTCTGCCCGGTCGGTGCGGCTGCCAACGGTGCCGGGCAACTGATGGCGGGCGGCAGCCGTCTGTCCTGCTGTGGCGAACTGGTGCATCATCATCTCGGCGTCTCGGCCTTTGCCACCCATGCCGTGGTGGACCGCCGCTCGGCGGTGAAAATCGACAGCGACATTCCCTCTGAAACCGCTGCCCTTTTCGGCTGCGCTGTTCTCACCGGGGTCGGCGCGGTCATGAACACCGCGGCGGCCCGGCCGGGTGAATCACTGCTCGTCTATGGCCTTGGCGGCGTTGGCCTTGCGTCGGTGCTGGGGGCTGTCGCGGCGGGCTGCGTGCCGGTCACCGCGATCGATCCCTTTCCGGAAAAGCGCGCGCTCGCGCTCGAACTGGGCGCCGCCCGCGCTGTTTCCCCTGAGGAAGCGGCATCGCTAGACAAGGCGGACATCGTCATTGAAACCGTTGGCAAGGCGGCGGTGCTGGCAGAGGCCTATGGCATGGCCAAACGGGGCGGCAGGGTGGTGACGGTGGGCCTGCCCAATCCAGCCGAGCAACTCAACATCCCGGCACTGTCGCTGGTCGCCGACGGCAAGACTCTGATGGGCAGCTATATGGGCTCGTCAATCCCGAGCCGCGACATCCCGCGTTATCTCGCCCTGTGGCGGGCCGGTCGGCTGCCGGTCGAACGGCTGATGAGTTCACTTGGCCCGATGAGCGAGATCAACGCGCTGATGGACAAGCTCGCGGACGGCCGCGCTATCCGCCAGATTGTCGTGCCTTAG
- a CDS encoding isocitrate lyase/PEP mutase family protein, with protein MANPIFRQKLATGEFFVVPGIQDMITAVIANKVGFDLVYGTGYWLTASASGLPDAGIATYTDMRDRMATLVRTSTAAVIADGDTGYGGLLNVHHTVRGYEQAGVTAIQIEDQEFPKKCGHTPGRRVIPMEDMAEKIRVAADAREDKENFLIIARTDARESEGMDATLRRLEAYAKAGADVLFPEALTSEEEMRRACAAFDKPVMANMSNGGYSPVPHTTVLAEIGYAYAIYPSLTSLAAAAAMEKALVDLKEQGIGQPEDLFSFNEFCSLIGFEDVWAFEKKWAR; from the coding sequence ATGGCCAATCCCATCTTCCGACAAAAGCTTGCCACCGGTGAATTCTTCGTCGTTCCCGGCATTCAGGACATGATCACCGCGGTCATCGCCAACAAGGTCGGCTTTGATCTGGTCTATGGCACCGGCTATTGGCTCACCGCCTCCGCGTCCGGTCTGCCCGATGCCGGCATCGCCACCTACACCGATATGCGCGATCGCATGGCGACGCTGGTCCGGACCAGCACCGCGGCGGTCATTGCCGATGGTGACACCGGCTATGGCGGATTGCTCAACGTGCATCACACCGTGCGCGGCTATGAACAGGCGGGTGTCACCGCCATTCAGATTGAGGATCAGGAGTTCCCCAAGAAGTGCGGCCATACGCCGGGCCGCCGCGTCATCCCGATGGAGGATATGGCCGAAAAGATCCGCGTCGCCGCCGATGCGCGGGAGGACAAGGAGAATTTCCTGATCATTGCCCGCACCGATGCGCGTGAAAGCGAAGGCATGGACGCGACGCTGCGCCGGCTCGAGGCTTATGCCAAGGCTGGCGCCGATGTCCTCTTCCCCGAAGCGCTGACCAGCGAGGAAGAGATGCGCCGCGCCTGCGCCGCCTTCGACAAGCCGGTGATGGCCAACATGTCGAACGGCGGCTACTCGCCGGTTCCGCACACGACGGTGCTGGCAGAGATCGGTTATGCCTATGCCATCTATCCCTCGCTCACCAGCCTTGCCGCTGCCGCCGCCATGGAAAAGGCGCTCGTCGATCTCAAGGAGCAGGGCATCGGTCAGCCCGAAGACCTGTTCAGCTTCAACGAATTCTGCTCGCTGATCGGTTTCGAAGATGTCTGGGCCTTTGAAAAGAAGTGGGCACGCTGA
- a CDS encoding TonB-dependent receptor gives MRANFIKGMLATSMLSSALLVSAPAMAQTADEANATEDDIIVTGVRKRAEDVQSVPITITAYSAEDLAERNISSLQDLGNSTPGVAINSIAGGNVQTIYFRGLGPANTTNDLNVEANVGVFIDGIYQVSRNTLDILSVLDIGQIDVAKGPQSALYGRSTFSGALGISTGRPTRTLTGGVTATLGTDSDYRLRGFISGPITDTLAVRLAGGYASFDGFGDNAANPDDNLNGSQKYAFSGALEYRPSDTFRATLSGFVTHSETEPSAAMLTPLNLLNCGVNNTLFCGSLPLPTNVAISPGIPDTESKNMQVSLELEARLDGVRVTSTTGLTRSENLGFSDYDGSANGTTFGVCTLGSACLSFVPFAGAPVAYSRLTQVNLLIGTKERVRTFSQELRLQSDNDSPFQWIVGGNYFHSRIPLLASGIGASPSSPLAANERLVAVNQFAPPAATGVGGYDFTANPFLVADSNLTQVSSSYSASGTDNFGIFGSLSYELGQFRLTAEGRYNIERKRARSFSVSNPTSAPGVNRQIIGTDVPAAGTFPVTSAPFARTFNSFSPRLTLDYRPADDMLFYASAAKGVRSGGFNTVNPVSATGILASEVAYEEETNWTYEVGIKSRLFDRALLLNASFFHVDWSNAQVSAFTNNPTAVNPARIVQNTGALSVNGVEVQAEWTIADMVRLGGSLTYSDPQFDAGAYDGSTTAQCRVGTAPNFTSAPGCPPVIPVAAGNGTTQYVISLEGNRPQRSVKLSWNAYAAADVPLNDEWNLSGRVDVNYSGPAYANLINTASFGERTLTNVRLALESDQYSVALWATNLFNEKYVANSINQPRAGLPFTYSINEIYLGETRRIGLTAAVRF, from the coding sequence ATGCGGGCGAATTTCATCAAGGGCATGCTGGCAACCAGCATGCTAAGCAGCGCGTTGCTCGTGTCAGCACCAGCGATGGCGCAAACGGCCGATGAGGCCAATGCAACTGAGGATGACATCATCGTCACCGGCGTGCGCAAGCGGGCCGAAGATGTGCAGTCGGTGCCGATCACCATCACCGCCTATTCGGCGGAGGATTTGGCCGAGCGGAACATCAGCAGTCTGCAGGACCTGGGCAATTCCACGCCCGGCGTTGCGATCAACAGCATCGCCGGCGGCAATGTGCAGACCATCTACTTCCGCGGCCTTGGCCCGGCCAACACCACCAACGACCTCAACGTCGAAGCCAATGTCGGTGTGTTCATTGATGGCATTTATCAGGTCAGCCGCAATACGCTCGACATTCTCTCGGTCCTCGACATCGGCCAGATCGACGTCGCCAAGGGCCCGCAGAGCGCCCTTTATGGCCGTTCAACCTTCTCCGGCGCCCTTGGCATCTCGACCGGTCGGCCGACGCGCACGTTGACCGGTGGTGTGACCGCCACGCTGGGCACCGATTCAGACTATCGTCTGCGCGGTTTCATTTCCGGACCGATCACCGACACGCTCGCTGTCCGCCTTGCTGGCGGCTACGCCTCGTTCGACGGGTTTGGCGACAATGCGGCCAATCCGGATGACAACCTCAATGGTTCACAGAAATACGCCTTTTCGGGCGCACTGGAATATCGGCCGAGCGACACCTTCCGTGCCACGCTCTCCGGTTTTGTCACCCATTCGGAGACTGAGCCTTCCGCAGCGATGCTCACTCCACTCAACCTGCTCAATTGCGGTGTGAACAACACCCTGTTCTGCGGCAGCCTGCCGCTGCCGACCAATGTTGCCATCAGCCCCGGGATTCCGGACACAGAATCCAAGAATATGCAGGTTTCGCTCGAACTCGAAGCACGGCTTGACGGAGTGCGCGTTACCAGCACGACGGGACTCACACGCAGCGAGAACCTAGGCTTCAGTGACTATGACGGCAGCGCCAATGGCACCACATTCGGTGTCTGCACCCTGGGGTCGGCCTGTCTTTCCTTCGTTCCGTTCGCCGGAGCGCCCGTGGCCTACAGCAGGCTGACGCAAGTCAACCTGCTGATCGGCACCAAGGAGCGGGTCCGCACGTTCAGCCAGGAACTGCGCCTGCAATCGGACAATGATTCGCCGTTCCAGTGGATTGTCGGCGGCAATTATTTCCATTCACGCATCCCGCTGCTCGCTTCGGGTATCGGCGCCAGCCCCAGCAGCCCTCTGGCTGCGAACGAGCGACTGGTCGCCGTAAACCAGTTCGCACCGCCTGCCGCGACCGGTGTGGGCGGATATGATTTCACCGCCAATCCGTTCCTCGTGGCCGATTCCAACCTGACGCAGGTGTCGAGCAGCTATTCGGCCAGCGGTACCGACAATTTCGGCATCTTCGGCTCCCTGTCCTATGAACTCGGCCAGTTCCGCCTGACCGCAGAAGGTCGTTACAATATCGAGCGCAAGCGGGCCCGGAGCTTCTCTGTGTCCAACCCGACCTCGGCACCGGGAGTCAACCGGCAGATTATCGGAACCGATGTTCCGGCGGCTGGCACCTTCCCGGTGACAAGCGCTCCTTTTGCGCGCACTTTCAACAGCTTCAGTCCACGCCTCACGCTCGATTACCGTCCGGCCGATGACATGCTGTTCTACGCTTCGGCGGCGAAGGGTGTGCGCTCAGGCGGGTTCAACACGGTCAATCCGGTCAGCGCGACCGGCATTTTGGCCAGTGAAGTCGCCTATGAGGAAGAAACCAACTGGACCTATGAAGTCGGCATCAAGAGCCGCCTGTTTGACCGGGCGCTGCTGCTCAATGCCTCCTTCTTCCATGTTGACTGGAGCAATGCGCAGGTTTCCGCCTTCACCAACAACCCTACCGCTGTGAACCCTGCCCGTATCGTGCAGAACACCGGCGCTCTGTCGGTCAACGGTGTCGAAGTGCAGGCGGAATGGACGATTGCCGACATGGTCCGTTTGGGCGGCAGCCTGACCTATTCCGACCCCCAGTTCGACGCCGGCGCCTATGACGGATCGACCACCGCCCAGTGCCGTGTGGGCACCGCACCGAACTTCACATCGGCTCCGGGTTGCCCGCCGGTCATTCCGGTGGCGGCCGGCAATGGCACAACGCAATATGTCATCAGCCTCGAGGGCAATCGCCCGCAGCGCTCCGTGAAACTGTCCTGGAATGCCTATGCCGCAGCCGATGTGCCGCTGAACGATGAGTGGAACCTCAGCGGACGGGTCGATGTCAATTACAGTGGGCCGGCCTATGCCAACCTGATCAACACCGCATCCTTCGGTGAACGGACCTTGACCAATGTCCGGCTGGCACTGGAGAGCGACCAGTACAGCGTTGCACTGTGGGCCACCAACCTGTTCAACGAAAAATATGTTGCCAACTCGATCAACCAGCCGCGTGCCGGCCTTCCTTTCACCTATAGCATCAACGAGATCTATCTGGGTGAAACACGCCGCATTGGCTTGACGGCGGCAGTCCGCTTCTGA
- a CDS encoding c-type cytochrome: MSETRPERRNLLVDYGIALVAIAIDVMTTFLPRAAKESALRGDLRSLHMLLGTILLVLVATRVWRWWRGDAPQAGAGLKPLATAWIIALTGTLFALLLINPLFGATYAWTNAMLPGQSGGMHVVLDRGIWLFSGYFHAGTGFSILLMKLLIVLTAAYTLLRYGKGLFAAFPRGVGLLIFGGFSNSLFALSTFKSYDRGPWVVAGFWLLCLLLFGMAKLLKRGNGTKPDRPVMTHRLVSGTLVAAVAALGLYGPYAMFRVSPFESEATVSAPAGVTSHAAPARTEVLPPETDYERQVKAETFKWCSFCHTMNKGGAHIAGPNLYGIYGQRIASVPNFAFREALVARGARGEIWDDKALDAFLANPDAFAPGTTMIISSGNITDPRRRAAIITILKRQTGAEAPATGQ; encoded by the coding sequence ATGAGCGAGACCAGGCCGGAACGCCGCAATCTGCTGGTTGATTACGGCATCGCCCTGGTGGCGATCGCCATTGATGTGATGACCACCTTTCTGCCAAGGGCCGCAAAGGAGAGCGCCTTGAGGGGTGACCTTCGCTCGCTGCACATGCTGCTGGGAACCATCCTTCTTGTACTGGTGGCCACGCGCGTGTGGCGCTGGTGGCGGGGTGACGCGCCACAAGCGGGGGCCGGCCTCAAACCGCTCGCCACAGCCTGGATCATCGCCCTGACCGGCACGCTCTTTGCTCTGTTGCTTATCAACCCGCTATTTGGGGCCACCTATGCCTGGACCAATGCGATGCTACCCGGACAGTCAGGCGGGATGCATGTGGTGCTTGATCGCGGCATCTGGCTGTTTTCCGGCTATTTCCATGCAGGGACGGGCTTTTCGATCCTGTTGATGAAGCTGCTGATTGTCCTCACGGCAGCGTACACTTTGCTGCGCTACGGCAAGGGCCTGTTCGCCGCCTTTCCGCGAGGAGTGGGCTTGCTGATATTTGGCGGTTTCAGCAACAGCCTGTTCGCCTTGTCGACCTTCAAAAGCTATGATCGCGGCCCATGGGTCGTGGCCGGATTCTGGCTGTTGTGCCTGTTGCTCTTCGGCATGGCGAAGCTGCTCAAACGGGGCAACGGAACCAAGCCCGACCGGCCGGTGATGACGCACCGGCTTGTGTCGGGTACTTTGGTTGCTGCGGTTGCAGCACTGGGCCTGTATGGGCCCTATGCCATGTTCCGCGTGTCTCCCTTTGAAAGCGAAGCCACGGTCAGCGCCCCTGCGGGCGTCACATCCCATGCCGCGCCTGCCCGAACCGAAGTCCTGCCGCCGGAAACCGACTATGAACGGCAGGTCAAAGCAGAGACATTCAAGTGGTGCAGCTTTTGCCATACAATGAACAAGGGCGGCGCTCACATCGCGGGCCCCAATCTCTATGGCATTTATGGACAGCGCATCGCCAGCGTACCGAATTTTGCCTTTCGCGAGGCATTGGTTGCGCGGGGAGCACGGGGCGAAATCTGGGATGACAAGGCACTCGACGCCTTCCTGGCGAATCCCGATGCTTTTGCCCCCGGTACGACAATGATCATCTCGTCCGGCAACATCACCGATCCGCGCCGTCGCGCCGCCATCATTACCATCCTCAAGCGGCAGACCGGAGCGGAGGCGCCGGCAACGGGCCAATGA
- a CDS encoding VOC family protein encodes MTNSAHDNGYDELIAIVADADASAERLCQIMGFVVGHRGLVDPGLLALHELDPAQGWREIVIGQPQCDRGRIRLWQCAGAVAPARRLGAQAWDVGGLFDVSLRSLGPIDDLLAGFCRNGFSAMAPVADFNMGGLDVREALVRDGDSLCFAMAERISPPLTGWDHVEGPVSNPFNSVITVEDLDEAKRFFLDGLGWTALVDTTLVHEGGRNVMGLPLDVARDKPVALTIVQQQGRMEGSVELIAYPCEGHDFRGDQPHWRGLASLSFPISNLEALLERAEAAGAAIVPPRSIDRGIHGRGQAAAVITPWAARLVFFQPDNAARP; translated from the coding sequence ATGACCAACAGCGCGCACGACAACGGTTATGATGAGCTGATCGCGATCGTTGCCGATGCTGACGCTTCGGCGGAAAGGTTGTGCCAGATCATGGGGTTTGTCGTCGGGCACAGGGGCCTGGTGGATCCCGGCCTGCTCGCCCTGCATGAGCTGGATCCGGCGCAAGGCTGGCGCGAGATCGTCATCGGCCAGCCTCAGTGTGACCGGGGACGCATCCGCCTGTGGCAGTGCGCCGGTGCAGTTGCGCCAGCACGGCGGCTGGGCGCGCAGGCATGGGACGTCGGCGGCCTGTTCGATGTCTCACTGCGGTCGCTCGGGCCGATTGACGATCTGCTCGCCGGTTTCTGTCGGAACGGCTTTTCGGCCATGGCCCCGGTCGCCGACTTCAATATGGGCGGGCTTGATGTGCGTGAAGCGCTCGTCCGCGATGGCGACAGCCTGTGCTTTGCAATGGCTGAACGCATATCACCACCGCTGACCGGATGGGACCATGTCGAGGGTCCGGTGTCCAACCCCTTCAATTCCGTCATCACCGTAGAGGACCTCGACGAGGCCAAGCGCTTCTTTCTCGATGGGCTGGGCTGGACTGCGCTGGTAGACACCACGCTGGTCCATGAAGGCGGCCGCAACGTCATGGGTCTTCCACTCGATGTGGCCCGGGACAAGCCAGTGGCCTTGACCATCGTTCAACAACAAGGGCGGATGGAAGGATCGGTCGAACTGATCGCCTACCCTTGCGAAGGCCATGATTTTCGCGGTGATCAGCCGCATTGGCGCGGCCTCGCCTCGCTCAGTTTCCCCATCTCAAATCTGGAGGCGCTGCTGGAAAGGGCAGAGGCCGCCGGCGCGGCCATTGTCCCTCCTCGCTCGATTGATCGCGGCATCCACGGCCGGGGGCAAGCCGCGGCCGTGATCACCCCTTGGGCGGCACGATTGGTCTTTTTCCAGCCGGACAATGCGGCAAGGCCTTGA
- a CDS encoding quinone oxidoreductase family protein, with protein sequence MTTIARVASITTYGGPEVIQWNSIELPAPGPGEALVRSTAVGLNFIDTYHRRGIYPVPLPTGLGVEAAGVVEAVGSGVDRLAPGDRVATFGPSLGAYASHRILPAAALFRLPDGVSDQQAAAVLLKGCTAEFLVERCAKVQPGWTVLVHAAAGGVGLLLVQWLKHIGATVIGTVSSEAKAAEARAAGADHVILYTQEDCAPRVRELTGGEGVRVTFDGIGMDTWETSLDSTGRRGLIVSYGNASAPVTGISLGVLALKGSLYNTRPTLYDYYSDAGERTAGAQRLFDLIASGTINIRIGQTYKLEQAAEAHRALQARETVGSTILLP encoded by the coding sequence ATGACGACCATCGCCCGTGTCGCGAGCATCACCACTTATGGTGGCCCGGAGGTCATCCAGTGGAACAGCATCGAACTGCCCGCGCCGGGACCCGGAGAGGCGCTGGTGCGTTCAACAGCTGTCGGTCTCAATTTTATCGACACATATCATCGTCGTGGCATTTATCCGGTGCCGTTGCCAACGGGCCTCGGTGTCGAAGCCGCAGGGGTGGTCGAGGCGGTCGGGTCCGGAGTCGACAGGCTTGCGCCGGGTGATCGAGTCGCCACATTCGGCCCCAGTCTCGGCGCCTATGCCAGCCACCGCATCCTGCCCGCCGCGGCCCTCTTTCGGCTTCCCGATGGCGTCAGCGATCAACAGGCCGCTGCCGTGCTGCTGAAAGGATGTACTGCCGAGTTTCTGGTGGAACGTTGTGCCAAGGTGCAGCCAGGCTGGACGGTTCTGGTCCATGCCGCGGCTGGCGGCGTCGGCCTCCTTCTCGTCCAATGGCTCAAACATATCGGCGCAACGGTAATCGGCACGGTCAGCAGCGAGGCGAAAGCGGCGGAAGCGCGTGCGGCGGGTGCGGACCATGTCATCCTTTACACGCAGGAAGATTGCGCGCCCCGCGTCCGTGAGCTGACCGGCGGCGAGGGTGTGCGCGTGACCTTTGACGGCATTGGCATGGACACTTGGGAAACATCGCTCGATTCGACCGGGCGCCGTGGCTTGATCGTCAGCTATGGCAACGCCAGCGCTCCCGTCACCGGTATCAGTCTTGGCGTGCTGGCGCTGAAAGGATCGTTGTACAACACGCGCCCGACCCTCTATGATTACTACAGCGATGCCGGTGAACGCACCGCCGGGGCACAGCGCCTGTTCGACCTGATCGCCAGCGGCACGATCAATATCCGCATCGGCCAGACCTACAAACTCGAACAGGCGGCAGAAGCGCACCGCGCCCTGCAAGCCCGCGAAACCGTCGGCTCAACCATTTTGTTGCCTTGA
- a CDS encoding FAD-dependent oxidoreductase has translation MERCQVVIAGAGPVGTVMATLLAKAGIETVVLEAGEDCAQDLRASTFHPPTLEMLDEIGITDMLLERGLKAPLYHWRDRRSGEVIEFDLSEIRDVTRYPFRIQCEQYHLSRALAAGLEHYPAADIRFSHRLLSFEQDDAGVTVHVETPTEVRHIRADWLIGADGANSLVRKWLGIEFDGFTYPERFLCLSTDTELADYLPNLAHVNYVSDPEQWLVLLRVPSVWRVLLPTSLDQTDDELRSDETKNSVFDRLTGDGASVRTFHRTLYRVHQRVAKSFMDRRVLLIGDAAHLNNPLGGFGMNSGVHDAFNLFEKLQPAIKAGKPNGSLALFDKQRREVTHAFTQAQTIQNMEFIRAGASAGHEKRRQDMLTLKADDERRRAYLLRQAMFESLEQAAAIN, from the coding sequence ATGGAACGATGCCAGGTCGTGATTGCCGGCGCCGGCCCGGTGGGGACGGTGATGGCCACCCTGCTGGCCAAAGCCGGAATTGAAACGGTTGTGCTCGAAGCCGGCGAGGATTGTGCCCAAGACCTGCGCGCCTCGACATTTCATCCGCCTACCCTGGAAATGCTTGACGAAATCGGCATCACTGACATGCTGCTCGAACGCGGGCTGAAGGCCCCACTCTATCACTGGCGCGACCGCAGATCAGGCGAAGTCATCGAATTTGACCTCTCTGAAATTCGCGATGTGACGCGCTATCCGTTCCGCATCCAGTGCGAGCAATATCATCTGTCGCGTGCGCTTGCGGCGGGACTGGAACACTATCCTGCTGCTGATATCCGCTTCTCGCACCGACTGCTCTCCTTTGAACAGGATGATGCCGGGGTTACGGTGCATGTGGAAACACCGACCGAGGTTCGGCATATTCGGGCTGACTGGCTAATTGGTGCTGATGGTGCAAACAGTCTGGTCCGCAAGTGGCTGGGCATAGAATTTGACGGATTCACCTATCCGGAACGATTCCTGTGCCTCTCCACCGACACCGAATTGGCAGATTATCTGCCCAATCTGGCCCATGTGAACTATGTTTCAGATCCGGAGCAGTGGCTGGTGCTGTTGCGCGTGCCGTCGGTGTGGCGGGTGCTTTTGCCAACATCGCTCGATCAAACTGATGACGAATTGCGGTCAGACGAGACGAAGAATTCGGTCTTTGACCGGCTGACCGGCGACGGGGCCAGCGTCAGGACCTTTCACCGCACCCTCTATCGCGTCCATCAGCGTGTGGCGAAAAGCTTTATGGACCGCCGTGTGCTGCTGATTGGTGACGCCGCTCACCTCAACAACCCGCTTGGCGGGTTTGGCATGAATTCCGGTGTGCATGATGCGTTCAACCTTTTCGAGAAGCTGCAACCTGCCATCAAGGCGGGCAAGCCCAACGGTTCACTGGCATTGTTCGACAAACAGCGGCGCGAAGTGACCCACGCTTTCACCCAGGCGCAAACCATCCAGAACATGGAATTCATCCGTGCCGGAGCGAGCGCAGGTCATGAAAAGCGCCGCCAGGACATGCTCACACTGAAAGCCGATGATGAACGGCGCCGCGCCTATCTGTTGCGGCAGGCGATGTTCGAGAGCCTAGAGCAGGCCGCGGCCATCAATTGA
- a CDS encoding maleate cis-trans isomerase family protein has protein sequence MTDILGWRKLIGVVAPSTNTVVQPEMEGMRPEGVTNHFSRIHVEDPVALSDEDFLAGTQAISDNTMDAVRSVMTCKPDYLMMGMSAITFYGGIKGGEQWRRQVEDLAGVGASVGSEATVAALNAYGGIKRVSFVSPYYPVANAEVKRYLQESGFEVVRDIPLRCRCWTDIAKVPVSRLVEVIAELDGDDVDAIVQVGTNLSMVDLAAKKEAELGKPVIAINTATYWHGLRACGISDKMEGFGRLLSEF, from the coding sequence GTGACCGACATATTGGGCTGGCGCAAGCTGATCGGCGTGGTCGCGCCTTCAACAAACACAGTGGTGCAGCCGGAAATGGAGGGCATGCGGCCGGAGGGCGTTACCAACCATTTCAGCCGTATCCATGTCGAAGACCCCGTGGCGCTTAGCGACGAGGATTTTCTTGCGGGCACACAGGCCATCTCAGACAACACGATGGACGCTGTGCGATCAGTCATGACCTGCAAGCCCGATTATCTGATGATGGGCATGTCAGCGATTACCTTTTACGGTGGCATCAAGGGCGGTGAGCAATGGAGGCGGCAGGTCGAGGATCTTGCCGGAGTCGGCGCATCAGTCGGGTCGGAAGCCACTGTTGCCGCGCTCAATGCCTATGGCGGGATCAAGCGGGTCAGTTTTGTCTCGCCCTATTACCCGGTCGCCAATGCCGAAGTGAAGCGCTACCTTCAGGAATCAGGCTTTGAGGTAGTGCGCGACATACCGCTGCGCTGCCGCTGCTGGACCGACATTGCCAAGGTTCCGGTGAGCCGCTTGGTGGAGGTCATCGCTGAACTGGATGGCGACGATGTGGACGCCATTGTTCAGGTCGGCACCAATCTGTCGATGGTTGATCTGGCCGCAAAGAAGGAAGCCGAACTGGGCAAGCCGGTCATCGCCATCAACACCGCAACCTATTGGCACGGCCTGCGCGCCTGCGGAATCAGCGACAAGATGGAGGGTTTCGGGCGGCTGTTGAGTGAATTTTGA